The following proteins come from a genomic window of Lolium rigidum isolate FL_2022 chromosome 5, APGP_CSIRO_Lrig_0.1, whole genome shotgun sequence:
- the LOC124653436 gene encoding NAC transcription factor 29-like encodes MPSSAAMPALPPGFRFHPTDEELIVHYLSRQAASMPCPVPIVAEVNIYKCNPWDLPGKALFGENEWFFFSPRDRKYPNGARPNRAAGSGYWKATGTDKAILSTPASENIGVKKALVFYQGKPPRGVKTDWIMHEYRLTAADCKTTKRRGSSMRLDDWVLCRIHKKSSSNLPNFSSDQEQEQESSTVEDSHTTNNHNTVSSPKSEALDGDGDDQVQLQQFCPMAMTKSCSITDLLNTVDYAELSQLLLDGGGGSSSDAAGAMAAFQPPESPLIYGQPPWQQTFNYNNNHLDVPQLDDANGKYNGMKRRRSSSSLLCNQLQLPADQYSGMLIHPFLNQQLHM; translated from the exons ATGCCGAGCTCCGCCGCCATGCCCGCTCTCCCTCCCGGCTTCCGGTTCCACCCCACCGACGAGGAGCTCATCGTCCACTACCTCTCCAGGCAGGCCGCCTCCATGCCCTGCCCCGTGCCCATCGTCGCCGAGGTCAACATCTACAAGTGCAACCCATGGGACCTCCCCG GCAAGGCCTTGTTCGGGGAGAACGAGTGGTTCTTCTTCAGCCCCAGGGACCGCAAGTACCCCAACGGCGCGCGCCCCAACCGCGCCGCCGGGTCCGGCTACTGGAAGGCCACCGGCACCGACAAGGCCATCCTGTCCACGCCGGCGAGCGAGAACATCGGGGTCAAGAAGGCGCTCGTCTTCTACCAGGGCAAGCCGCCCAGGGGCGTCAAGACCGACTGGATCATGCATGAGTACCGCCTCACCGCAGCGGACTGCAAGACCACCAAGCGCAGAGGATCCTCAATGAGG CTGGATGACTGGGTGCTGTGTAGGATCCACAAGAAGTCCAGCAGCAACTTGCCCAACTTCTCCTCTgaccaggagcaggagcaggagagcTCGACCGTGGAggactcccacaccaccaacaacCACAACACTGTGTCCTCCCCCAAGTCCGAAGctctcgacggcgacggcgacgaccagGTGCAGCTGCAGCAGTTCTGCCCCATGGCGATGACCAAGTCCTGCTCCATCACGGACCTGCTCAACACCGTCGACTACGCCGAGCTCTCGCAGCTCCtcctcgacggcgggggcgggtcGTCGTCGGATGCCGCCGGCGCCATGGCTGCCTTCCAGCCGCCGGAAAGCCCGCTGATCTACGGGCAGCCTCCATGGCAACAAACATTTAACTATAACAACAATCACCTCGACGTGCCGCAGTTAGATGACGCTAATGGTAAGTATAACGGGATGAAGAGGAGGAGATCCAGCAGCAGCTTGCTCTGCAACCAGCTGCAGCTCCCGGCGGATCAGTACAGCGGCATGCTGATCCACCCCTTCCTGAACCAGCAGCTGCACATGTGA